The genomic interval TCACCATGCGTTGCATGTCGAAGGCATATTTTATTATTATAAGAAAAGATATTTCTTGCTCTCGGTTTTTTAAGTGAAACCATTTAATTTAGGGTGTTATTTGTCTGGATGGCTGCTGTTGCGTTGCACAATGAATGCCGCCACCGCGCCAATTTAAAGGCAATGCATTTATAAAAACAATTTTTCGATTTGGAAATGCTTTTACAAAAATATTTTTTACTTGATTTTCTTTTTGAATTGAAGAACCTGATTTGATATAAGTTGGAAGCAAAATTATTTGATTGGATATAAAATAATTTAAATAGCTAGCGGAAGCTACTCTGTTTGCCGTATCTCCGGCTTTCCAACCATCAGAAGCTTTAAACATAAGTTCTGGTACATTATAATATGCATCCCATTCATCCTCCTTGTTTATTTGTACTTTTTGGATTATTGGATCTGGCAATGGAACTTTTATAATTTTAAATTTATGTCCTTCTACATCTCTTGAATTTTTTAGAATTTGATAATTAATATGCATTCTTTCATAATTCATTTGGTTGATTGGATTTGCATTTTTTTCTTCTTCTGAGACCCATGCTAATAAAATTGTTTTCGGATCAGAAAATCGGGCATATTCATCAATATGTCCACCGGTACCAAATGCTATATATCCTTTTGTAATGGTTTGACAGATTTGAGGATCTTCTACCAATCCATCCTGTAACCAGATAAACTGAGTCGTACCTAAAACACGCTCAAATTCTGCTTCCAGAGTTTGTTTTGTAGCCCCTTTATTTCTGTTTAAAGTGAGTGGTTCATTTAAAAGTATGGTGCCCTTACCATTAACTTCGATCATGCCACCTTCAAGTTTTATCCACGATTTTTCAACCGTTAAATCCAATAAAATACCCATGAGGCTGTCTATATGACTCTTTTGTGTCTCCGGATTTTTGTTGAGTACATTTTGAACCTGTATTTCATCC from Saprospiraceae bacterium carries:
- a CDS encoding agmatine deiminase family protein, with the translated sequence MPAEFEQQDAVWMGCGGNDEFRQVRYDIVKELLPYVQIRIISQSDSLLKICKDFLQSDHINTNLIQFDIMKDNEFWIRDHGATFVVNKLGKLKVIDFEWANYGYEDWLKNYYAGDEIQVQNVLNKNPETQKSHIDSLMGILLDLTVEKSWIKLEGGMIEVNGKGTILLNEPLTLNRNKGATKQTLEAEFERVLGTTQFIWLQDGLVEDPQICQTITKGYIAFGTGGHIDEYARFSDPKTILLAWVSEEEKNANPINQMNYERMHINYQILKNSRDVEGHKFKIIKVPLPDPIIQKVQINKEDEWDAYYNVPELMFKASDGWKAGDTANRVASASYLNYFISNQIILLPTYIKSGSSIQKENQVKNIFVKAFPNRKIVFINALPLNWRGGGIHCATQQQPSRQITP